A window from Triticum aestivum cultivar Chinese Spring chromosome 6D, IWGSC CS RefSeq v2.1, whole genome shotgun sequence encodes these proteins:
- the LOC123143604 gene encoding BRCT domain-containing protein At4g02110: MASPGGDDDFDDHDLFAGVRFFLVGFDSVSESQYRSEMVRRGGADAGRLGGGCTHVVACGRVYDDPVCVAARAQGSKVVSELWVDDSLDRGFLADADRVIYWPTKDLNGIPGSDSLQICLTGYQRNDREDIMKMVSLMGAQFSKPLLGHVVTHLVCYKFEGEKYELAKRLGIKLANHRWLEDCLKSWEILPVDDYNKSSWELEIMEVQAKDSEDEVEDDRKPFNNRSGVKHTPNPKNSIGTSHNPEVDVPIIPSDNQNMAVDRHLNTPGQIRNEESVVNNTHDIAAQGTPNISRLASSDNTDSGAPVQTPPVISGNREEVAVRNLNSPNQVQPAEYKYVGTDIATGALGTPSSSRMTVSANHHSHSPDETLTVPKNIATPIAMNAGAHSASMEVDGSVVNNGNAEVSESGIEKTIPHQYAGVTSKKGSSSTTTEKQTTPLKKVPLSRVASALAKKQQSVPSKLNDAHVGSSVELTKVTSQENIETHSSDETLMVQTNIATPRAKNPGAKRLHSANMEVDGSVVDNGKAVISESETDKTIPHQHAGATSEKGTSSASATERKAKSPKKAPVGGMRRSALAKRQQGVHTKTNDAQVGSDLELGKVTTQENIEIHSSSEALMVPQNIATPKAKNAGAKRPRGASMEVDVSVVGNGKAVVSESETGKMIPRPHAGATSEKDTSSASATERKTTPPKKVPVGGARRSALAKRQQSVRTELNDAHVESDLELSKVISQENIETDPKRFCSGANDDEHGRKSPKKLPNTRVKNTVVKKSRKSDTSTTIEPPVDKAETVPAESLFDDLFPSENVKDDPKKLSSSASVDGCGTVSPENILRTRVRKVVAKRKIKNVEDKSGSKHCKIGSSIVSAAKTFSSKRMKSECNIEKATADKDSLKGNNDGMRDVSELSREDTVTVDKSEGMHNSKLRSSGRNKAPASEHDNHNQQDHGDLSSKTSCGNGGLDSKFALKSKKNKADMLDKHGGIDKSEGMHTSKLRCSKRNQAPASDHDNDNQQDHGSKDTVTVDKSEGTHNSKLRSSARNKAPASEYANENQQDHGGKDTVTVEKSEGLHNSKLRSRRRNKAPASDHDTENRQDHGGKDTVTVDNSEGIHNSKLRSSARNKTPSDHDNENRQNHDLNSKFALESNCGNGDLNSKFALESMKNNTDVLDKHGGIEGNGAGTLITLDPACFILSGHRHQRKDYRSILRRLKARVCRDSHHWSYQATHFIAPNPLRRTEKFFAAAAAGRWILKSDYLTSCNEAGKLLAEEPFEWSGTGLNEGETISFEAPRKWRVLRQQMGHGAFYGMQIVVYGQLIAPSLDTVKRAVRAGDGNILATAPPYTKFLNSGVDFAVISAGMPSADAWVQEFIRHDIPCVSADHLVEYVCKPGYPLDTHVLFKTNRLANKSLDKLLKNQQEVATDNLEASEDDDDDDLSCAACGSTDRAEVMLICGSEDGTVGCGAGMHIDCCDPPLDRVPDDDWLCPKCEAPKAKKKPPRGAASKSRGSSKQRR; this comes from the exons ATGGCATCCCCCGGCGGCGACGACGACTTCGACGACCACGACCTCTTCGCCGGCGTCCGCTTCTTCCTCGTCGGCTTCGACAGCGTCTCCGAGTCCCAG TACCGGTCGGAGAtggtgcggcgcggcggcgccgaCGCCGGGCGGCTCGGCGGCGGGTGCACCCACGTCGTCGCGTGCGGCCGCGTCTAC GACGACCCCGTGTGCGTGGCGGCGCGGGCGCAAGGGAGCAAGGTCGTCAGCGAGCTCTGGGTGGACGATAGCCTCGACCGGGGTTTTCTCGCCGACGCTGACAGG GTTATTTACTGGCCAACGAAAGATCTGAACGGAATACCAGGCAGCGACTCGCTGCAGATTTGTCTGACGGGGTACCAAAGGAATGACCGTGAAGATATAATG AAAATGGTCTCTTTGATGGGCGCACAATTCTCCAAGCCTTTGTTAGGGCATGTAGTCACTCATCTTGTGTGCTATAAATTTGAAG GTGAGAAGTATGAGCTTGCCAAAAGGCTGGGGATCAAGCTTGCTAATCACCGGTGGCTGGAAGATTG CTTAAAGTCATGGGAAATTCTTCCAGTAGATGATTATAACAAGAG TAGTTGGGAACTAGAGATAATGGAGGTGCAAGCCAAGGATTCAGAAGATGAAGTAGAAGATGATCGAAAGCCATTCAACAACAGATCTGGAGTTAAGCACACTCCCAACCCAAAAAACAGCATAGGAACTTCTCACAATCCTGAGGTTGATGTACCTATTATTCCCAGTGACAATCAAAATATGGCTGTGGATAGACATCTGAACACTCCAGGTCAGATCAGAAAtgaagaaagtgttgtcaacaATACACATGATATCGCAGCTCAAGGCACTCCTAACATTAGTAGGTTGGCAAGTTCTGATAACACTGATAGTGGTGCTCCCGTTCAAACTCCTCCTGTCATCAGTGGCAATAGAGAGGAAGTTGCAGTAAGAAATTTGAACAGTCCAAATCAGGTCCAGCCAGCAGAATACAAATATGTTGGTACAGACATTGCAACTGGTGCATTGGGGACCCCAAGCTCAAGCAGGATGACAGTTTCTGCTAACCATCATTCCCATTCCCCAGATGAGACCCTCACGGTACCAAAGAACATAGCAACTCCTATAGCAATGAATGCAGGTGCCCACAGTGCTAGCATGGAGGTTGATGGATCAGTGGTTAACAATGGCAATGCAGAAGTTTCTGAATCAGGGATTGAAAAAACGATTCCTCACCAGTATGCTGGTGTGACCTCTAAAAAGGGCTCCAGTAGTACCACAACAGAAAAACAAACAACACCACTGAAGAAGGTTCCACTTAGCAGAGTGGCGAGTGCCCTTGCTAAGAAGCAACAGAGTGTTCCCTCTAAGTTAAATGATGCACATGTAGGATCCAGTGTGGAGTTGACTAAGGTGACTTCTCAGGAAAATATTGAGACCCATTCCTCAGATGAGACCCTGATGGTACAAACGAACATAGCAACTCCTAGGGCAAAGAACCCAGGTGCCAAGAGGCTCCACAGTGCTAACATGGAGGTTGATGGTTCAGTGGTTGACAATGGCAAGGCAGTAATTTCTGAATCAGAGACTGACAAAACGATTCCTCACCAGCATGCTGGTGCAACCTCTGAAAAGGGCACCAGTAGTGCAAGTGCAACAGAAAGAAAAGCGAAGTCCCCAAAGAAGGCTCCAGTTGGTGGAATGAGAAGAAGTGCTCTTGCGAAGAGGCAACAGGGTGTTCACACTAAGACAAATGATGCACAAGTAGGATCTGATTTGGAGTTGGGTAAGGTGACTACTCAGGAAAATATCGAGATCCATTCCTCAAGTGAGGCTCTCATGGTACCACAGAACATAGCAACTCCTAAAGCAAAAAATGCAGGTGCCAAGAGGCCCCGTGGTGCTAGCATGGAGGTTGATGTATCAGTGGTTGGCAATGGTAAGGCAGTAGTTTCTGAATCAGAGACTGGCAAAATGATTCCTCGCCCGCATGCTGGTGCAACCTCTGAAAAGGACACCAGTAGTGCAAGTGCAACAGAAAGAAAGACAACACCTCCAAAGAAGGTTCCAGTTGGTGGAGCGAGAAGAAGTGCCCTTGCGAAGAGACAACAGAGTGTTCGCACTGAGTTAAATGATGCACATGTAGAATCTGATTTGGAGTTGAGTAAGGTGATTTCTCAGGAAAATATCGAGACAGACCCTAAGAGGTTTTGTAGCGGCGCAAATGATGATGAACATGGAAGAAAGTCACCCAAGAAGTTGCCTAATACAAGAGTGAAAAATACAGTTGTTAAGAAGTCTCGAAAATCTGACACCAGCACGACCATTGAACCACCAGTTGATAAAGCTGAAACAGTCCCTGCAGAGTCACTGTTTGATGACTTGTTTCCTTCAGAAAATGTTAAAGATGACCCCAAAAAGCTTTCAAGCAGTGCAAGTGTGGATGGTTGTGGCACAGTTTCCCCTGAGAACATATTGAGAACTAGAGTTAGGAAAGTGGTTGCCAAGAGGAAAATAAAAAATGTGGAAGACAAGTCAGGCAGCAAGCATTGCAAAATTGGTAGTAGCATTGTATCTGCAGCTAAAACATTCTCATCAAAGAGAATGAAAAGTGAATGCAATATTGAGAAAGCAACTGCTGACAAAGACTCCCTGAAGGGCAATAATGATGGTATGAGAGATGTATCTGAATTGTCTCGCGAAGATACTGTCACAGTAGACAAGTCAGAAGGAATGCACAATTCCAAGTTGAGAAGTAGTGGAAGAAATAAAGCTCCTGCTTCGGAGCATGACAATCATAACCAACAAGACCATGGTGATCTCAGTTCTAAAACCAGTTGTGGAAATGGTGGTTTGGATTCCAAATTTGCTTTGAAATCAAAGAAGAACAAAGCAGATATGCTTGACAAGCATGGAGGGATAGACAAGTCAGAAGGAATGCACACTTCTAAGTTGAGATGCAGTAAAAGAAATCAAGCTCCTGCTTCTGACCATGACAACGATAACCAACAAGACCATGGTAGCAAAGATACTGTCACTGTGGACAAGTCAGAAGGAACTCACAATTCTAAGTTGAGATCTAGTGCAAGAAATAAAGCTCCTGCTTCAGAATATGCCAATGAGAACCAGCAAGACCATGGTGGCAAAGATACTGTCACCGTAGAGAAGTCAGAAGGACTGCACAATTCTAAGTTGAGAAGTAGGAGAAGAAATAAAGCTCCTGCTTCAGACCATGACACTGAGAACCGACAAGACCATGGTGGCAAAGATACTGTCACCGTAGACAATTCAGAAGGAATACACAATTCTAAGCTGAGATCTAGTGCAAGAAATAAAACTCCTTCAGACCATGACAATGAGAACCGACAAAACCATGATCTGAATTCCAAATTTGCCTTGGAATCCAATTGTGGAAATGGTGATCTGAATTCCAAATTTGCTTTGGAATCAATGAAGAACAACACAGATGTTCTTGACAAGCATGGAGGGATAGAAGGAAATGGAGCCGGAACCTTGATCACATTGGACCCTGCATGCTTTATTTTAAGTGGACATCGTCATCAGAGAAAAGATTATCGGTCAATACTTAGACGTCTGAAGGCACGAGTTTGCAGGGATTCACATCATTGGTCATATCAAGCAACACATTTTATTGCCCCGAACCCCCTCAGGAGAACTGAGAAGTTCTTTGCAGCAGCTGCTGCAGGCAG GTGGATCCTCAAGAGTGATTACTTGACCTCTTGCAATGAGGCTGGCAAGTTATTGGCTGAAGAGCCGTTTGAATGGTCTGGTACGGGCCTCAATGAGGGTGAAACGATTAGCTTCGAAGCTCCCAGGAAATGGCGTGTTCTAAGGCAGCAGATGGGTCATGGTGCCTTCTACGGAATGCAGATAGTCGTCTACGGACAGCTCATTGCTCCGTCACTG GATACGGTGAAGCGCGCGGTGCGTGCAGGCGACGGCAACATCCTAGCAACCGCACCGCCATACACTAAGTTCCTGAACTCCGGCGTCGACTTCGCCGTGATCTCAGCGGGCATGCCCAGCGCGGACGCATGGGTCCAAGAGTTCATCCGTCACGACATCCCGTGCGTCAGCGCCGACCATCTGGTCGAGTACGTCTGCAAGCCCGGCTACCCCCTGGACACGCATGTCCTCTTCAAGACGAACCGTCTGGCCAACAAGTCCCTGGACAAGCTGCTGAAGAACCAGCAGGAGGTGGCCACGGATAACCTGGAAGCatccgaggacgacgacgacgatgacctGAGCTGTGCAGCCTGCGGAAGCACGGACCGGGCAGAGGTGATGCTGATCTGCGGTAGCGAGGACGGCACGGTTGGCTGCGGGGCCGGCATGCACATCGACTGCTGCGACCCTCCCCTGGACCGCGTCCCAGACGACGACTGGCTGTGCCCCAAGTGCGAGGCGCCCAAGGCCAAGAAGAAGCCCCCGAGGGGCGCGGCCAGcaagtcgagaggatcatccaagCAGCGGAGGTGA
- the LOC123143603 gene encoding uncharacterized protein: MIWVLFIMQLASHGTRDEEGMQLVPRCDQEEVSDSQEIFSQSDTAGSSTEYLGSCEIKPLIVEDEDHNIDESEETHLVIQDFPQCRICLDNEGDDLIAPCNCKGTQKYVHRSCLDNWRSTKEGFAFSHCTECRAAFLLRANVPPDRWWLRLKFQLLVARDHTLIFFTVQLVVVLLGMLVYRFYGDELREMFGYEQHPYAFYALAILAVILVGLLYGFFIAIICGQRITERHYHVLAKQELTKEYIVEDLEGADPVADLDPSHVTELRTLGLY, encoded by the exons ATGATTTGGGTACTGTTCATAATGCAGTTGGCTTCTCATGGCACCCGAGATGAAGAAGGAATGCAGCTGGTGCCCCGTTGTGATCAGGAAGAAGTGTCAGATTCGCAGGAGATATTTTCACAATCTGACACCGCAGGAAGCTCCACCGAGTATCTGGGCTCATGTGAAATTAAGCCATTAATTGTTGAGGATGAAGATCACAATATCGATGAGAGTGAAGAAACCCATCTTGTCATTCAAGACTTTCCACAATGCCGGATTTGCCTTGATAATGAAG GTGATGACTTAATTGCACCATGCAACTGCAAGGGCACACAAAAGTATGTCCACAGGTCCTGTCTTGATAACTGGAGATCAACAAAG GAAGGTTTTGCATTTTCACATTGCACTGAGTGTCGGGCAGCATTCTTACTTCGTGCAAATGTTCCTCCAGATCGATGGTGGCTAAGGCTCAAGTTTCAACTTCTGGTTGCTAGAGATCACACATTGATCTTTTTCACTGTACAACTG GTTGTTGTTTTATTGGGTATGCTGGTATACAGATTTTATGGAGATGAGCTGCGAGAAATGTTTGGCTATGAACAGCATCCTTATGCTTTTTATGCATTGGCAA TACTGGCTGTTATTTTGGTTGGTTTGCTATATGGATTCTTCATAGCTATTATATGTGGACAGAGGATCACTGAACGGCACTAccatgttcttgcaaagcaagagTTAACCAAG GAGTATATCGTAGAGGATCTTGAAGGAGCTGATCCAGTGGCAGACCTTGATCCTAGCCATGTTACGGAGCTGAGGACGCTGGGGCTCTATTGA